In Anopheles gambiae chromosome 2, idAnoGambNW_F1_1, whole genome shotgun sequence, a single window of DNA contains:
- the LOC1275085 gene encoding uncharacterized protein LOC1275085, giving the protein MPSSVWRYLVDGFHEKLVLVALVQTLVTHLFVHPAAANVLQEEFRAQRSLASRQISSRRDTRFLPIFTVYQWGQGLCSAASGEYGSCQPNNECVLRGGIPAGPCAGGYGTCCIFMASCGGVVRENGTYFVNPNHPDSTDGTGSCQLTILKMHPDICQVRLDFDHFSLNGPEIVNHICNTDQFLVSGGSPAPTICGSATGEHMYIDAGMGQSNPIILTVITSGPSFPRSWRVRISQIPCGAIAKADQGCLQYHTGVSGRVKSFNFDPLSGRQLSNQDYSICIRTERNFCSIQYTACPGAVPGNRSRTFTLSGNSNSVVQAMVGGGTQGSPNSCTNDWLMVPCAKIADRLPMASTCEDKICGGTFNAEVSSVERTVVSTIRPFRLAFHTDSIEAPTDVDNRGFCLDYVQQPCTSNK; this is encoded by the exons ATGCCATCATCCGTGTGGCGGTATTTGGTGGATGGTTTTCATGAGAAACTTGTGCTTGTGGCTTTAGTGCAGACTTTGGTGACTCATCTATTCGtgcatccagcagcagcaaacgtgCTACAGGAAGAGTTTCGTGCACAACGATCGCTTGCCAGCAGACAGATCTCAAGCCGCCGAGACACACGCT TTTTGCCAATATTTACCGTGTATCAGTGGGGTCAAGGGCTGTGTTCGGCCGCTTCCGGTGAGTATGGATCCTGCCAGCCCAACAACGAGTGCGTACTGCGCGGCGGCATACCGGCGGGACCGTGTGCCGGTGGGTACGGGACGTGCTGTATCT TTATGGCATCGTGTGGCGGAGTGGTGCGTGAAAATGGAACTTACTTCGTCAACCCGAACCACCCGGACAGTACGGACGGGACGGGCAGCTGTCAGCTCACTATCTTGAAGATGCATCCGGACATTTGCCAAGTTCGACTCGACTTTGACCATTTCTCGCTGAACGGGCCCGAGATCGTGAACCACATCTGCAACACGGACCAATTCCTCGTGTCGGGCGGCAGTCCTGCCCCAACGATCTGTGGCAGCGCAACGGGTGAGCACA TGTACATAGATGCAGGAATGGGCCAAAGCAATCCCATCATACTGACCGTCATTACGAGTGGACCAAGCTTCCCGCGATCCTGGCGCGTTCGCATCTCGCAGATTCCTTGCGGTGCCATCGCGAAGGCGGACCAGGGCTGTCTGCAGTACCACACGGGCGTGAGCGGTCGGGTGAAGAGTTTCAACTTTGACCCGCTCAGTGGACGGCAGCTATCGAACCAGGACTACAGCATATGCATCCGAACGGAGCGCAACTTTTGCAGCATCCAGTACACGGCGTGTCCGGGTGCGGTGCCTGGCAATCGATCGCGCACCTTCACACTGTCCGGCAACAGTAACAGCGTCGTGCAGGCGATGGTTGGTGGCGGTACGCAAGGTTCACCCAACTCCTGCACCAACGACTGGTTGATGGTGCCGTGTGCCAAGATTGCGGACCGATTGCCGATGGCTAGCACGTGCGAGGACAAGATTTGCGGCGGCACCTTCAATGCGGAGGTTAGCTCTGTCGAGCGGACCGTCGTGTCGACGATACGCCCGTTCCGGCTAGCCTTCCACACCGACTCCATCGAAGCACCGACCGATGTGGACAATCGTGGCTTTTGTCTCGACTACGTGCAGCAACCCTGCACCAGCAATAAGTAA
- the LOC1275086 gene encoding band 7 protein AGAP004871 isoform X5: MKYDVKMKNSLLLYAEDETNGEASTCGRILIFLSWVLVVLTMPFSLLVCFKVVQEYERAVIFRLGRLMQGGAKGPGIFFILPCIDAYARVDLRTRTYDVPPQEVLTKDSVTVSVDAVVYYRVSNATVSIANVENAHHSTRLLAQTTLRNTMGTRHLHEILSERMTISGSMQLSLDEATEAWGIKVERVEIKDVRLPVQLQRAMAAEAEAAREARAKVIAAEGEQKASRALREASEVIGDSPAALQLRYLQTLNTISAEKNSTIVFPLPIDILTYFMKSKEAFVPNA; encoded by the exons atgttaaaatgaaaaactCACTGTTGCTCTACG CCGAGGATGAGACGAACGGCGAAGCATCGACCTGTGGCCGTATCCTGATATTTCTGTCCTGGGTGCTCGTCGTCCTTACGATGCCGTTCAGCCTGCTCGTCTGCTTCAAG GTCGTGCAGGAATACGAGCGTGCCGTAATATTCCGATTAGGTCGTCTGATGCAAGGTGGCGCCAAAGGACCAG GTATCTTCTTCATACTGCCATGCATCGATGCCTACGCACGTGTAGATCTGCGAACGCGAACGTACGACGTACCACCGCAGGAG GTTTTGACGAAGGACAGCGTCACCGTGTCGGTGGATGCTGTGGTGTACTATCGTGTatcaaatgccactgtttcgaTTGCGAATGTCGAGAACGCGCATCACTCGACCCGGCTGCTGGCACAAACCACGCTTCGCAACACGATGGGCACACGGCATCTGCACGAAATCCTCAGCGAACGAATGACAATCTCCGGCAGTATGCAGCTCTCGCTGGACGAAGCGACCGAAGCTTGGGGCATCAAGGTGGAGCGCGTTGAGAT TAAGGATGTACGCCTACCGGTTCAGCTGCAACGTGCGATGGCTGCTGAAGCCGAGGCTGCCCGAGAGGCCCGTGCCAAGGTGATTGCAGCCGAGGGTGAGCAGAAGGCTTCACGAGCACTGCGGGAAGCGTCGGAGGTGATCGGAGACTCACCGGCCGCCCTGCAGCTACGCTACCTCCAGACACTGAACACCATCTCGGCGGAGAAGAACTCAACCATCGTGTTCCCGCTACCGATCGATATACTGACGTACTTCATGAAGTCCAAGGAAGCGTTTGTGCCGAACGCGTAA
- the LOC1275086 gene encoding band 7 protein AGAP004871 isoform X4: protein MPEDSAVIVEDVKMKNSLLLYAEDETNGEASTCGRILIFLSWVLVVLTMPFSLLVCFKVVQEYERAVIFRLGRLMQGGAKGPGIFFILPCIDAYARVDLRTRTYDVPPQEVLTKDSVTVSVDAVVYYRVSNATVSIANVENAHHSTRLLAQTTLRNTMGTRHLHEILSERMTISGSMQLSLDEATEAWGIKVERVEIKDVRLPVQLQRAMAAEAEAAREARAKVIAAEGEQKASRALREASEVIGDSPAALQLRYLQTLNTISAEKNSTIVFPLPIDILTYFMKSKEAFVPNA from the exons atgttaaaatgaaaaactCACTGTTGCTCTACG CCGAGGATGAGACGAACGGCGAAGCATCGACCTGTGGCCGTATCCTGATATTTCTGTCCTGGGTGCTCGTCGTCCTTACGATGCCGTTCAGCCTGCTCGTCTGCTTCAAG GTCGTGCAGGAATACGAGCGTGCCGTAATATTCCGATTAGGTCGTCTGATGCAAGGTGGCGCCAAAGGACCAG GTATCTTCTTCATACTGCCATGCATCGATGCCTACGCACGTGTAGATCTGCGAACGCGAACGTACGACGTACCACCGCAGGAG GTTTTGACGAAGGACAGCGTCACCGTGTCGGTGGATGCTGTGGTGTACTATCGTGTatcaaatgccactgtttcgaTTGCGAATGTCGAGAACGCGCATCACTCGACCCGGCTGCTGGCACAAACCACGCTTCGCAACACGATGGGCACACGGCATCTGCACGAAATCCTCAGCGAACGAATGACAATCTCCGGCAGTATGCAGCTCTCGCTGGACGAAGCGACCGAAGCTTGGGGCATCAAGGTGGAGCGCGTTGAGAT TAAGGATGTACGCCTACCGGTTCAGCTGCAACGTGCGATGGCTGCTGAAGCCGAGGCTGCCCGAGAGGCCCGTGCCAAGGTGATTGCAGCCGAGGGTGAGCAGAAGGCTTCACGAGCACTGCGGGAAGCGTCGGAGGTGATCGGAGACTCACCGGCCGCCCTGCAGCTACGCTACCTCCAGACACTGAACACCATCTCGGCGGAGAAGAACTCAACCATCGTGTTCCCGCTACCGATCGATATACTGACGTACTTCATGAAGTCCAAGGAAGCGTTTGTGCCGAACGCGTAA
- the LOC1275086 gene encoding band 7 protein AGAP004871 isoform X7: MKYAEDETNGEASTCGRILIFLSWVLVVLTMPFSLLVCFKVVQEYERAVIFRLGRLMQGGAKGPGIFFILPCIDAYARVDLRTRTYDVPPQEVLTKDSVTVSVDAVVYYRVSNATVSIANVENAHHSTRLLAQTTLRNTMGTRHLHEILSERMTISGSMQLSLDEATEAWGIKVERVEIKDVRLPVQLQRAMAAEAEAAREARAKVIAAEGEQKASRALREASEVIGDSPAALQLRYLQTLNTISAEKNSTIVFPLPIDILTYFMKSKEAFVPNA, encoded by the exons CCGAGGATGAGACGAACGGCGAAGCATCGACCTGTGGCCGTATCCTGATATTTCTGTCCTGGGTGCTCGTCGTCCTTACGATGCCGTTCAGCCTGCTCGTCTGCTTCAAG GTCGTGCAGGAATACGAGCGTGCCGTAATATTCCGATTAGGTCGTCTGATGCAAGGTGGCGCCAAAGGACCAG GTATCTTCTTCATACTGCCATGCATCGATGCCTACGCACGTGTAGATCTGCGAACGCGAACGTACGACGTACCACCGCAGGAG GTTTTGACGAAGGACAGCGTCACCGTGTCGGTGGATGCTGTGGTGTACTATCGTGTatcaaatgccactgtttcgaTTGCGAATGTCGAGAACGCGCATCACTCGACCCGGCTGCTGGCACAAACCACGCTTCGCAACACGATGGGCACACGGCATCTGCACGAAATCCTCAGCGAACGAATGACAATCTCCGGCAGTATGCAGCTCTCGCTGGACGAAGCGACCGAAGCTTGGGGCATCAAGGTGGAGCGCGTTGAGAT TAAGGATGTACGCCTACCGGTTCAGCTGCAACGTGCGATGGCTGCTGAAGCCGAGGCTGCCCGAGAGGCCCGTGCCAAGGTGATTGCAGCCGAGGGTGAGCAGAAGGCTTCACGAGCACTGCGGGAAGCGTCGGAGGTGATCGGAGACTCACCGGCCGCCCTGCAGCTACGCTACCTCCAGACACTGAACACCATCTCGGCGGAGAAGAACTCAACCATCGTGTTCCCGCTACCGATCGATATACTGACGTACTTCATGAAGTCCAAGGAAGCGTTTGTGCCGAACGCGTAA
- the LOC1275086 gene encoding band 7 protein AGAP004871 isoform X8 — translation MPFSLLVCFKVVQEYERAVIFRLGRLMQGGAKGPGIFFILPCIDAYARVDLRTRTYDVPPQEVLTKDSVTVSVDAVVYYRVSNATVSIANVENAHHSTRLLAQTTLRNTMGTRHLHEILSERMTISGSMQLSLDEATEAWGIKVERVEIKDVRLPVQLQRAMAAEAEAAREARAKVIAAEGEQKASRALREASEVIGDSPAALQLRYLQTLNTISAEKNSTIVFPLPIDILTYFMKSKEAFVPNA, via the exons ATGCCGTTCAGCCTGCTCGTCTGCTTCAAG GTCGTGCAGGAATACGAGCGTGCCGTAATATTCCGATTAGGTCGTCTGATGCAAGGTGGCGCCAAAGGACCAG GTATCTTCTTCATACTGCCATGCATCGATGCCTACGCACGTGTAGATCTGCGAACGCGAACGTACGACGTACCACCGCAGGAG GTTTTGACGAAGGACAGCGTCACCGTGTCGGTGGATGCTGTGGTGTACTATCGTGTatcaaatgccactgtttcgaTTGCGAATGTCGAGAACGCGCATCACTCGACCCGGCTGCTGGCACAAACCACGCTTCGCAACACGATGGGCACACGGCATCTGCACGAAATCCTCAGCGAACGAATGACAATCTCCGGCAGTATGCAGCTCTCGCTGGACGAAGCGACCGAAGCTTGGGGCATCAAGGTGGAGCGCGTTGAGAT TAAGGATGTACGCCTACCGGTTCAGCTGCAACGTGCGATGGCTGCTGAAGCCGAGGCTGCCCGAGAGGCCCGTGCCAAGGTGATTGCAGCCGAGGGTGAGCAGAAGGCTTCACGAGCACTGCGGGAAGCGTCGGAGGTGATCGGAGACTCACCGGCCGCCCTGCAGCTACGCTACCTCCAGACACTGAACACCATCTCGGCGGAGAAGAACTCAACCATCGTGTTCCCGCTACCGATCGATATACTGACGTACTTCATGAAGTCCAAGGAAGCGTTTGTGCCGAACGCGTAA
- the LOC1275086 gene encoding band 7 protein AGAP004871 isoform X6, whose product MPEDSAVIVEAEDETNGEASTCGRILIFLSWVLVVLTMPFSLLVCFKVVQEYERAVIFRLGRLMQGGAKGPGIFFILPCIDAYARVDLRTRTYDVPPQEVLTKDSVTVSVDAVVYYRVSNATVSIANVENAHHSTRLLAQTTLRNTMGTRHLHEILSERMTISGSMQLSLDEATEAWGIKVERVEIKDVRLPVQLQRAMAAEAEAAREARAKVIAAEGEQKASRALREASEVIGDSPAALQLRYLQTLNTISAEKNSTIVFPLPIDILTYFMKSKEAFVPNA is encoded by the exons CCGAGGATGAGACGAACGGCGAAGCATCGACCTGTGGCCGTATCCTGATATTTCTGTCCTGGGTGCTCGTCGTCCTTACGATGCCGTTCAGCCTGCTCGTCTGCTTCAAG GTCGTGCAGGAATACGAGCGTGCCGTAATATTCCGATTAGGTCGTCTGATGCAAGGTGGCGCCAAAGGACCAG GTATCTTCTTCATACTGCCATGCATCGATGCCTACGCACGTGTAGATCTGCGAACGCGAACGTACGACGTACCACCGCAGGAG GTTTTGACGAAGGACAGCGTCACCGTGTCGGTGGATGCTGTGGTGTACTATCGTGTatcaaatgccactgtttcgaTTGCGAATGTCGAGAACGCGCATCACTCGACCCGGCTGCTGGCACAAACCACGCTTCGCAACACGATGGGCACACGGCATCTGCACGAAATCCTCAGCGAACGAATGACAATCTCCGGCAGTATGCAGCTCTCGCTGGACGAAGCGACCGAAGCTTGGGGCATCAAGGTGGAGCGCGTTGAGAT TAAGGATGTACGCCTACCGGTTCAGCTGCAACGTGCGATGGCTGCTGAAGCCGAGGCTGCCCGAGAGGCCCGTGCCAAGGTGATTGCAGCCGAGGGTGAGCAGAAGGCTTCACGAGCACTGCGGGAAGCGTCGGAGGTGATCGGAGACTCACCGGCCGCCCTGCAGCTACGCTACCTCCAGACACTGAACACCATCTCGGCGGAGAAGAACTCAACCATCGTGTTCCCGCTACCGATCGATATACTGACGTACTTCATGAAGTCCAAGGAAGCGTTTGTGCCGAACGCGTAA